From Juglans regia cultivar Chandler chromosome 6, Walnut 2.0, whole genome shotgun sequence, the proteins below share one genomic window:
- the LOC108987256 gene encoding putative receptor protein kinase ZmPK1, with translation MDSPVLFLLLSLSFSLPFSSSSLDTIHEGTSLSIEKSEDILISPDGVFSAGFYSVGDNAYCYTIWFNKQSRGKNQTVVWMANRDQPVNGRSSKLSLLKTGNLILTDAGKFTVWATNTQSLSPVHLSLYNTGNLVLQNMEGVTLWESFDFPTDTLLPQQLLTRNTRLVSSRSKTNYSSGFYKLFFDNDNLLHLLHDGLEVSSVYWPDPGLISWEAGRSTYNSSRIAVLDTFGNFSSSDDFTFMAADYGPNLHRRLRIDYDGDVRLYSWDKEGQTWFVSWQAIQRPCKIYENGSSSCYPKTMLLNGYRSPDFQGDLYLRLPERNLFSYANSVQDFTLVCSSKGTVQLDRKYKRSQENGIVKFLLWFASGVGLEIICIFLVWCLLTRTQQASSVDKQGYLVAVTGFRRFTYAELKKATKDFKEEIGRGAGGIVYKGVLPDNRVVAIKRLNESNQGEGEFLAEVSIIGRINHINLIEMWGNCAEGKRRLLVYEYMEHGTLSQNLSSHALDWKKRFDIATGTAKGLAYLHEECLEWVLHCDVKPQNILLDSNYQPKVADFGLSKLQNRNFENASFSRIRGTRGYMAPEWVFNLPITSKVDVYSYGIVVLEMVTGKGPTKEPKRLVAWVREKKNEAAAMASWLEEIVDPILEGSYEKGKMETLITVALQCVEDDKDARPSMSQVAEMLLRQENDSHGDDHGINL, from the exons ATGGATTCGCCCGTTTTGTTCCTTCTATTATCTTTGTCATTTTCTCTCCCATTCTCATCTTCAAGCCTGGACACCATTCATGAAGGCACATCTCTCTCAATTGAGAAATCGGAAGACATTCTGATATCACCTGATGGAGTTTTCTCTGCTGGCTTTTATTCCGTGGGTGATAATGCCTATTGCTATACCATATGGTTCAATAAGCAATCCCGTGGCAAGAACCAGACTGTAGTCTGGATGGCAAACCGTGATCAGCCCGTTAATGGAAGGAGCTCCaagctctctctcctcaaaactGGTAATCTTATCTTAACCGACGCTGGAAAGTTCACAGTTTGGGCAACAAATACTCAGTCACTCTCTCCAGTTCACTTATCTCTCTACAACACCGGTAATCTTGTCCTACAGAACATGGAAGGTGTTACTTTATGGGAAAGTTTTGATTTCCCAACAGACACCCTTCTTCCCCAACAACTACTCACTAGAAACACAAGGCTTGTCTCCTCCAGAAGCAAGACCAACTATTCCTCTGGTTTTTACAAGCTCTTTTTCGATAACGATAACCTCCTCCACCTTCTTCATGACGGTCTCGAGGTTTCCAGCGTATACTGGCCAGACCCGGGGCTCATAAGCTGGGAAGCTGGAAGGTCCACGTACAACAGCAGTCGGATCGCAGTGCTTGATACATTCGGAAATTTCAGTTCTTCTGATGATTTTACTTTCATGGCAGCCGACTATGGGCCGAACCTTCACAGACGACTGAGAATTGATTATGATGGTGATGTTCGATTGTACAGTTGGGACAAGGAAGGGCAAACATGGTTTGTGTCTTGGCAAGCCATACAGAGACCTTGCAAGATTTATG AAAATGGTTCTTCAAGTTGCTACCCCAAGACGATGTTGCTTAATGGATATCGTTCCCCAGATTTCCAAGGTGACCTCTATTTAAGACTGCCTGAAAGAAATCTCTTCTCCTACGCAAATTCTGTACAAGACTTCACACTCGTTTGCTCAAGTAAAGGCACAGTGCAACTAGACAGAAAGTATAAGAGAAGCCAGGAAAATGGGATAGTAAAATTCTTGCTCTGGTTTGCAAGTGGAGTGGGACTTGAAATCATCTGTATCTTTTTGGTGTGGTGTCTTTTGACTAGAACCCAGCAAGCTTCTAGTGTAGACAAACAGGGCTATCTTGTTGCTGTCACTGGGTTCAGAAGATTTACCTATGCTGAGCTCAAGAAGGCAACAAAAGATTTTAAAGAGGAGATTGGAAGAGGTGCAGGAGGAATTGTGTACAAAGGGGTATTGCCTGACAATCGAGTTGTAGCAATCAAGCGTCTCAATGAATCTAACCAAGGAGAAGGTGAATTTCTAGCTGAAGTAAGCATCATCGGGAGGATTAACCACATCAACTTAATTGAGATGTGGGGGAACTGCGCAGAGGGAAAGCGTAGGCTTTTGGTGTACGAGTACATGGAACATGGTACTTTATCCCAAAACCTCTCATCCCATGCACTTGATTGGAAGAAAAGGTTTGACATTGCCACAGGCACGGCAAAAGGCCTAGCTTATTTGCATGAAGAGTGCTTGGAGTGGGTTTTGCACTGTGATGTAAAGCCACAAAACATACTCCTAGACTCTAACTATCAACCAAAGGTGGCAGATTTTGGGTTGTCTAAGTTACAAAATAGAAACTTCGAGAATGCAAGCTTCTCAAGAATAAGAGGAACCCGAGGGTACATGGCTCCAGAGTGGGTTTTCAATCTTCCTATCACCTCCAAAGTGGATGTTTATAGCTACGGAATTGTTGTATTGGAGATGGTGACGGGAAAGGGACCAACAAAGG AACCCAAAAGGTTGGTTGCTTGggtgagggaaaaaaagaatgaagcGGCTGCAATGGCTTCTTGGCTTGAGGAGATCGTTGACCCAATACTGGAAGGCAGTTACGAAAAGGGTAAGATGGAAACTCTGATAACTGTTGCTTTGCAATGTGTAGAGGATGACAAAGACGCAAGACCAAGCATGAGCCAAGTAGCTGAGATGCTTTTACGCCAAGAAAATGATAGTCACGGTGATGATCATGGTATTAATCTCTAA